The Cydia pomonella isolate Wapato2018A chromosome 9, ilCydPomo1, whole genome shotgun sequence sequence TTAATCTAATCCATCCTTCTTCTCCTTAATGGCTTCCTGTAACAATTTACCACAACATTATCTTAGTTACTTCCTGCAAATTTAGCATTATATTAATTACTAATTTTTATCccatataaaaaattgttttcattgCTGCAGTAGCAAAAAAATTGTAGATAATAGAATTGGAGAGAAAAATTTCTACATATATCTTTACATCAGTGAGATGgagattttgaaatttttaatgATGACTAAATTGatgacaaattgactaagccccacagtaagctcaagaaggtttgGTTATAAATTATATCGAGATGACATTTGTTACCATACCCaagctgtttgaaaaatactataatttattcataaataaaattttctaatTACTCACTTTAAACCTCTCTTCAAACAAAGACAATTCTGATGTAAGATCGGTGATGGCGTTCATGAAGGCCTCCTGTGGCGTGTAATCTGAGGTGGTCTGGATGCGCAGCACAAACTTGTGCTCCAGGGGATGCGGCACTTTGTAACCCGCAAACAGCACTTTAGGGTCTTTCAAGAGTTGACTGTAAACAAAACATGTTTAGACTCCACTTCTTAAGATAATCATGTTGATACAAATGTGAACACAATTATGTTTATAGACCAGGGGTCACCGAGTAGTTTTCTCAGGGGTCcggtttttaaagtaaaatgacCATTGTGGTTGAGGTTATTAAATCAGTGAATTAATAATATAGGTTGGATCCGCACCGCGGTCTgccatttggtgacccctgtTATAGACCAA is a genomic window containing:
- the LOC133521503 gene encoding DNA-directed RNA polymerase II subunit RPB11 → MNAPPTFESFLLYEGEQKVQKEEDTKVTNAAIFTVNKEDHTLGNMIRHQLLKDPKVLFAGYKVPHPLEHKFVLRIQTTSDYTPQEAFMNAITDLTSELSLFEERFKEAIKEKKDGLD